One Pelodiscus sinensis isolate JC-2024 chromosome 24, ASM4963464v1, whole genome shotgun sequence DNA segment encodes these proteins:
- the LOC102457008 gene encoding C-reactive protein-like encodes MAKLQLCLLVLLGLSGAIAQTDLHGQVFIFPKGSADAHVILNMNHNRPLQMFTVCLRYFTDLTRPYSLFSYATWATDNEILLFKDKPGVLSLTVGGEEVVFTFPENTGSRGSWEHICASWESATGIAELWVNGNPLPRKGLQKGYSVSNQGVIVLGQEQDCVGGGFSAKQSFVGELTDVFMWDLATATDAVWTTSADSQLPPSVLNWGTLQYQIKGYVVLKPLLR; translated from the coding sequence ATCTCCATGGGCAGGTGTTTATTTTCCCCAAGGGATCTGCTGATGCCCACGTGATCCTGAATATGAATCACAACCGTCCTCTGCAGATGTTCACCGTGTGCCTCAGATACTTTACAGACCTGACCCGGCCCTACAGCCTCTTCTCCTATGCGACCTGGGCCACAGACAACGAGATCCTCCTCTTCAAAGACAAACCTGGGGTGCTCTCGCTGACTGTTGGGGGCGAAGAGGTGGTCTTCACTTTCCCAGAAAACACAGGCTCAAGAGGTTCCTGGGAGCACATTTGTGCCAGCTGGGAATCTGCTACTGGCATAGCCGAGCTCTGGGTGAATGGCAATCCCTTACCTAGGAAGGGGCTGCAGAAAGGCTACTCTGTCAGCAACCAGGGTGTGATTgtcctggggcaggagcaggactgCGTCGGAGGTGGGTTTTCTGCCAAACAGTCATTTGTAGGGGAACTTACTGATGTATTTATGTGGGACCTGGCCACCGCGACGGACGCTGTGTGGACTACCAGCGCTGATTCGCAGTTGCCTCCCTCTGTCCTGAACTGGGGCACTTTGCAGTATCAGATAAAGGGCTATGTGGTATTGAAACCCCTGCTGAGATAA